CGCGCCGTCGGGCAGGAAGAGGCAGAACGGCCCTGATCCCAACGCGCCGACACGCTACTCCACGTTCGGCACCGCCGCCAGGCTCTGATCGATCTCCTCATCCGGGAGCTCGAAGTCGGCCAGCTCACCGTTCCGGAAGTCCTCGTACGCGCTGAGGTCGAAGTGGCCGTGGCCGCAAAGGTTAAAGACGATTGTTCTCTCCTCACCGGCCTCCTTGGCCTTGAGGGCCTCGTTGCGGGCGCCCCAGACGGCATGCCCGGCCTCCGGCGCGGGCAGGATGCCCTCGCACCGCACAAACTCCTCACAGCTCTCGAACATGGGAATCTGCGGCGTGCTCGTGGCCTCGATGACGCCGGCGTCCAGGAGCGCGCTAATCTGCGGGCTCATGCCGTGGTAGCGCAGGCCGCCGGAGTGGATGGGGGGCGGCACGAAGTCGTGACCCAGCGTGTGCATCTTCATCATCGGCGTCATCTGGGCCGTGTCGCCGAAGTCGTACCCGAAGTGGCCCTTCGTGAGCGTGGGCGTGGCGGTCGGCTCCACGGCCACGATGCGCGGCAGCGGCGCGTCGCCGTCCACGTGTCGTTCGAGGAACGGGTAGAAGAACCCGGCAAAGTTGCTTCCGCCGCCGGTGCAGCCCACGAGCACGTCCGGCTGCCCCGCGCCGGCCTGCGCGAGTTGCTTCTCGACCTCCTGCCCGATCACGGTTTGGTGCAGCAGTACGTGGTTCAGCACGCTCCCGAGCGAGTACTTGGCCGTCTCGTCCTGTACGGCCCGCTCGACGGCCTCGCTGATGGCGATGCCGAGGCTGCCGCTTGTGTCCGGGTCGTCGGCCAGCACATCGCGTCCGGCCTGTGTCTTGTCGCTCGGGCTGGGCGTGACGGTCGCGCCCCACGTCTCCATCATGACGCGGCGGTAGGGCTTCTGCTCATAGCTGATGCGCACCATGTACACCTCGCAGTCGAGGTCGTACATCTGTGTGGCGAAGCTGAGGGCGCTGCCCCACTGCCCGGCGCCGGTTTCGGTGGTGAGGCGTGTGGTGCCCGCTTCGGCGTTGAAGTAGGCCTGGGGGACAGACGTATTGGGCTTGTGGCTGCCGGTGGGGCTCACGCCCTCGTACTTGTAGAAGATCTTGGCCGGCGTGCCCAGCTTCTCCTCCCAACGACGAGCCCGGTACATCGGCGTCGGGCGCCAGAGGCGGTACACGTCGCGCACCGGCTCAGGGATGGGAACGTGCCGCTCGGTGCCCATCTCCTGGTGCACGAGCGGCTCGGGAAAGATGTCCGCAAAGTCGGCCGGCCCGGCGGGCTCGTGCGTCTCGGGGTTGAGCACCGGGGCCATGTCGACATCAAGCGCCTCCAGGTCGGCGTTCAGGTTGTACCAGTGGGTGGGGAGCTCCGCTTCGGAGAGAAGGTACTTGGTCTGCTTATCGTCGGGCATCGGATAAGAAGATCGAATAAGGGGCTGGAAGCGGTTCGCAAAATGGTTCTCCAGGCCCGGACGGTCAACAGGGCGGTGCCCACAGATTGGAAGATGACGTAAGGGACGACGCCGGACGAGGCGCAGACGCCCGCCCTCTCGCACGACCGCCTCGAGGACACCGACGGGGCGCTCTGCTGCCTGTCGGAGCTTTCTATCTCTTCGTTCGCTGGCTCTGTCGTTCGCCGGCGGGCGCGTGACAGGGCCGGAACGGGACTCGACTGTGCGAAGCGGAAGGCCGAAGGACTTGTGGAGCAGGTGCAGCGGGGCGCCCGCACGTCTAGAGACATCCCGGCGGGCGTGGAGATGGACCCGCCGCCTACGAAGTCTACGGCAATTTGGCCGTGAAGCCTCGCCCGGGCACCCTGTACGACGAACGTCTGTCCAATGCGTGGGTACTACACATCTATCTTTCAAACCCATTTTGTGCGGGAGCACCTTTACGATTCGGCGCAGTGCCCCGCAGGTCCATCCCAACCGTTGCCCCCTGCCATGAAGCAGAATGACCTTCGCGACATCGCCATTGTTGCCCACGTTGACCACGGCAAGACCACGCTCGTGGACTCGATGCTGTGGCAGAGCGGCACCTTTCGAGACAACGAGGAGGTGCAGGACCGCGTGATGGACACGATGGACCTGGAGCGGGAAAAGGGCATCACCATCATGGCCAACAACACGGCCGTCCGCTACGAGGGCACGAAGATCAACATCGTCGATACGCCGGGCCACGCCGACTTTGGGGGCGAGGTGGAGCGCACGCTCCGCATGGTCGACGGCATCATGCTTCTGGTGGACGCGGCGGAGGGGCCGCTCCCGCAGACCCGCTTCGTGGTGCAGAAGGCGCTGGAGTTAGACCTCCCGCCCATCGTTGTCCTCAACAAGATTGACCGCAAGGACGCCCGGCCCGAGGAATCGCTCGATGAGATCTACGACCTCTTTATTGACCTCGGGGCGGACATGGAGCAGCTGGAGTTTCCGGTGCTTTACACCGTCGCCACGGAGGGGCGCTGTACAACAGATCTCGAGAACGAGGAGTGGACGACCCTCCGCCCCCTCTTCGAGACCATGATCGACGAGATCCCGCCGCCCACCGGCGACCCCGACGGCACGCTCCAGGTGCTCGTCACCAGCGTGCAGCGCGATGACTACCTAGGCCCGGTGGCCATCGGGCGCGTGGAGCAGGGCGTCCTACAGGACCGGCAGAACGTGACCCTCTGCCATCGCGATGGCAGCACAGAGCGGGCAGAGGTGAAGGCGCTCTTCAAATATGAAGGGCTTCAGCGCGAGGAGACCGACTCGGCAGGGCCCGGCCAGATTGTTGCCATTGCCGGGGTTGAGGGCATCGGGCTGGGCGAAAGCATTTCGCACGCGGAGCACCCCGAGCCGATGACGCCCCTCGACGTGGATCCGCCAACCATGTCGATGGAGTTTCGGATCAACGACGGGCCCTTCAGCGGCCAGGAGGGCGAGTTCGTGACCTCGCGCCAGCTCCAAGACCGCCTCTTCGACGAGGCCCGCAACAACCTGGCCATCCGGGTGGAGGAGACTGACTCGGCCAACGTCATGCGCGTGTACGGGCGCGGTGAGCTACAGATGGCCATCCTCATCGAGCAGATGCGGCGCGAGGGCTACGAGTTTTGCGTGGGGATGCCGCAGGTGATTACGAAGGAGGTAGACGGCGAGGTGACCGAGCCCTACGAGACCGCCGAGATCGACATTCCGGAGGAGTATATGGGCGTGGTGATGGAGCGCCTTGGGGAGCGCAAGGGGCAGATGGAGCACATGGTGCACCAGGACAGCGGGCGCGTGCGGCTCACGTTCCGGGTGCCGAGCCGTGGCCTCATTGGCTACCGGTCCAAGTTCCTCACGGACACGAAGGGGACGGGACTCCTCACGCACCGCTTCGAGGAGTTTGGGGCGTGGGCGGGCGAGATTCCGCACCGCACCTCCGGTGCCCTCGTGGCCGACCGGGAGGGCGAAACCACGCCCTACGGCCTTATGGAGCTTCAAGACCGGGGCGACTTCTTCGTAGCGCCCGGCGACGCCGTCTACAAGGGCATGATCGTGGGGGAGAACAACAAGCCCCAGGACCTCGACCTCAACGTGACGAAGGAGAAGCAGCTTACCAACATGCGCGCCGCGGCAGGGAATGAGTTGGAGCACGTCCCGCCCCCCCGCGAAATGTCGCTGGAAGACGCGATCGAGTTCATCCGCGAGGACGAGCTCGTGGAGGTCACGCCCGAAGCCTACCGGCTGCGCAAGCGCCACCGCAAGCCGAAGGCCCGCCGCCGCGCACAGGAGGAGCGCGCCGCGGGATAGGTCGGAGTGTAGTGGGGACGGAGGTCGGCCCCCGCCCCGCACGCCACGCTACGCGGTGGCCTCCATGACTTCCTCGTCCTCCTCCGGCAACCCCTCGCCGTCCGGGCCGTCCTCGTACTGCTCTCGGATGTTCGGGAAGGCCGTCTGAAACATGTCGTTCACCTCTTCGGCCTCGCCGTCGTGCTCCGCACGGGCCTCGTGCAGACGAGCACAAGCCTTCCATACCGCGCGACGCAGGTTCCACTTGCGGACGGAGTAGGCCGCACTGCGGCGCGTATCGTCGTCTTCGAGCCAGCTGAGCTGCACGTACGGCTTGGGCGTGCCGCTGCCATCGTCTTTCCAGCAGAAGTTGAGGCCAATCACGCCGGTCGTCGAGCGGGCCTCCGCCGAGCGCTGGACCGGGTCCATCGGCTCGGGCAGTTCATCGAGCAGTTCGTCCCGGTACTCGACGGCCTTCTCGAGGGCCTCCTCGCGGCCGCCGTGTCGCTTGTCGGAGAAGTACTTTGTGTATTGCTCTTTCTGACGCTTAATGCGCACCTGCCAGCCGTGGGTGGGATGCCGGTCGGGGTTCTCTTCGGTGGGCTCGATGTCGATGCGAAAAACGTTCTTCGGCTTATCGGTCATGGGTGATAGAAGTCAGGGCGATCATCTTGTGGTGGTGGGATGGGCCTAGACCGGGCCCGAGATCGCCGCAGTGCGGACGAAGAAAGAGACTCCGACGCCGAAAGCCATCACTTAGAGAAAGGACTCCCTGCCGGGGTGAAACCCGAGAGAAGGGGCGACGGGAATCCAGATAGCAAAAGGCCATAGAAGCGAGCATTCGCCGGGCCGGGAGAGAGGCTCAGTGCCCAAGTGAAGAGAGGCACTGAGATGGGGTCCGCAGGGCGGACTCTTGAAACGAAGGTCCCCGGGTGGCGTCGAAGGCGGTTCCGTCTGATGCGGGCATTGCGGCATTCAAATATGCAAAACAGCATCGGAGAAGTGCAACCGATACCGTCGCTGCGGTCTGCAGGTGGATCTGCCCTGCTTCAGAGCGGAGAAACGAAGAGCGGGGGTCACATCAAATCTGCGTCCTCGGCCGCCTCGCGGAGGGCAGCGCGCTGCTTTCGAGAAAGGTTTTCGGGAATGTCCACGTCGATCTCAACGTACAGGTCGCCGGCTCCGTCGTCGGTCTTCACGCCCTGACCCTTCAGGCGCAGTTTCTCGCCCGGCTGCGTGCCGGCGGGCACGGAGAGCTTGAGGCTTTGTCCGTAGGGGGTGGGAACGCGAATCTCCGTCCCGAAGACGGCCTCGAACATATCGATGGTCTCGGTCCGGTGAACGTCGTCGCCCCTGCGGTCGAAGTGAGGGTGGTCTCCCACCTCGAACGTCACGTACAGGTCGCCACGCTGTCCCGTAGGACCGGGCCGGCCCCGCCCCTTCAGGCGAATCTTGAAACCGTCCCGTACCCCCTTCGGGATCTTGAGGCGGATGGACTCGCCGGAGGGAAGCTCTACCTGCTTTCGGCCGCCCTCCAGGGCTTCGCGGAAGGAAAGTCGGAGGGTCGTCTCGATGTCCTGCCCGCCCTGGCGCCCCCGCTGCCGTTGCTGTCGCTGCTGCTGACGGCCGCCCTCGAAGGGATTTTGGCGCTGGGTGCGGGCGCCCCCGCCAAAGAAATTCTCGAAAATGTCGCCGAGGCCTCCGCCCCCGCGGCCGCCAAAGGCCTCGTCGAAGCCCCCCTGTTCGAACCGAACCTCGGGCCCGCCGCCGGCAGATCGGCCCCATGCCCCGCGGCCCCCTCCGCCCCCGCCGCGGAAGCGGCGCTGGGCGTCGTATTGCTCGCGCTTCTCCTCGTCCGAGAGGACGGAGTACGCCTTCTGGATTTCCTTGAACTTCTCTTCGGCATTCGGGTCATCCGGATTGCGGTCCGGATGGTGCTTGCGCGCGAGTGTGCGGTACGTTTTCTTGATCTCCTCCTGGCTTGCGTCTTCATCGACGCCGAGCACGTCGTAGAGATCTTCGGTCTGCGGCATAACGGCGGTTGGGGCGCTGTGAAACCAGTCGGCGAGCCGGGGCCTGCACCTAAGAACAGGTGGAGAGGCTCCGGTGGGCGGAATCCTCATAACAGAATTCATGCCATTACGTTCAGCAAGACGAAATGACGGATCCGACCGTGACATCCCGTCCCTTCAATAAAGTCCTAGTCGCCAACCGCGGCGAGATTGCCGTTCGGGTCCTGCGCACCTGTCACGAGCAGGGCCTCGACACGGTCGCCGTCTACAGCACGCCGGACCGTTCCGCGCCCCACGTGCGGCGGGCGGATGAGGCGTATTACATTGGCCCGGCGGAGGCCGCAGAGTCGTACCTCGATCAGGACGCGATCCTGGCGGTGGCGCGCCGCAGCGGGGCCGATGCCATCCATCCCGGCTACGGGTTCCTCTCCGAAAACGCGGACTTCGCGGAGGCCTGCGCCGATGCCGGCGTCCACTTTGTGGGGCCACCGGCGGCGGCGATCCGCGCGATGGGGGACAAGACGGCCGCCCGTCAGCTCATGAAGGACGCCGGCGTGCCGATGGCGCCCGGGACCACCGACGCTGTGGCGAGCACAGAAGAAGGGGAAGAGATTGCCGAAGACATTGGCTATCCGGTGCTCATCAAGGCCGCGGCGGGGGGCGGCGGCAAAGGCATGCGCATCGTTCATGAGCCGGAGAACTTTGCGGGGGCCATGGACCGGGCGCAGGGGGAGGCCGAGTCCTCGTTTGGCGATGGGCGCGTCTTCGTCGAGAAGTACATTGAGGGGCCCCGCCACATCGAGTTTCAGATCCTGGCCGACCACCACGGAAATACGGTCCATCTCTTCGAGCGGGAGTGCTCCATCCAGCGCCGCCACCAGAAGGTGATCGAGGAGGCGCCCTCATCGGTGCTCACCCCGGAGGTGCGCCGCGAGATGGGTGAGGCCGCCGTGGCCGCGGCCGAGTCGTGCGGCTACCGGAACGCCGGGACGGTGGAGTTTCTGGTGGACACGGACCTGAACTACTACTTTATGGAGATGAACACGCGCCTCCAGGTGGAGCATCCGGTGACGGAGTGGGTGACGGGCGTCGATCTAGTGGCCGAGCAACTGCGCGTGGCGCAGGGCGAGGAACTGGGCTACACCACCGACGACCTGTCGATCAACGGGCACGCCATGGAGAGCCGCGTCTACGCGGAGGACCCGGCCTCGAACTTCCTGCCCGATCCCGGCCCGCTCAAGCGCCACTCCGCGCCCTCGGGCTTCGGGGTACGGGTCGACGCCGGGGTGGAGGAGGGCGGCGAGGTGCTCATCCATTACGACCCGATGATCTCGAAGCTCACCACCTGGGGCCGTGACCGCACCGCGGCCATCGACCGCATGATCCGCGCGCTCGACGAGTACGAAGTGGCGAGCATGGCCACCACCATCCCCTTCTGCCGCTTCGCGATGGAGCACGAAGGGTTCCGGAACGGCGAGTTTACCACCCACTTCGTGGACGAAGAGTTCGATCCGTCGGCCCTCGAACTCGAAGACCCGGGGCGCGACGAGCTGGCGGCCCTGGCGGCGACGCTCTACTACCGTCAGGCGCAGGAGGAGGAAGCGCCTACGATCGCGTCGGGTGACGGGTCGGTCGGTTCGAGCCCGTGGCGACGCCGGCGGCGTCGCTGACGCTGGAGACGAATTTACTCAGCCAAGGACAGTTTTTGCGACGAAGGGTGCGGAGACGCGCTCGGCCGTGGGAGCCGGACGATGAACCGGCTCCCCATCCCTTTCTCCGTCTTTACCTCGATCGAGCCGTCCATCTGCTCGACAGCTTTCTTGGTGACGGCCAATCCAATGCCGGTGCCCTCGTACTGTCGAGCAAAGCCTTCCGAGGCCTGGCGGAATGGTTCGAACAGCTTCTCGGCAACCTCGGGCTCCATCCCGATGCCGGTGTCCTCGACCTCCAGTACTGCGTGTCCCGCGCCGCGGCGAACCCGAACCCAGACCTTCCCGTCGTCGCCGGTGTACTTGATTGCATTGGAAAGGAGGTTGCGTACGACGATCTCCACCCCTCCGCGGTCTGCCTCGGACCAGACGGGCGCCCCCTCGGCGTGCACCTGGAGGCCGACGTGTTCCTCTGAGGCACGCGACCGAAGCTCATCGGCGACTTCCTTCGTCTTTTCGGACAGGTCAATCTCCGTTGAAGAGAAGCCCATCTGGCCGGCCTCCAATCGGGACAGGTTGAGGATGCCCTCCAGGGTCTTCATCAGCCGCTGTCCTCCCGTCTCGATAAGATGAGCATGCTTCGCCAGAGAACAGGAGTCGGGGAGATTTAGCGCACTGGCCTTTGCCTCGATGGCCTCGGCGAAACCGATGATGGTGGTGAGGGGCGTCCGGACCTCGTGGCTCATGTTTGCGAGCAACGCCGACTTCATTTGGTTGGCCTTCTCGGCTTCGGCCTGGGCAGTCTCTGCCGCCTCCTTCGCGGCCCGGAGGCGCTCCTCCGACTGGACACGGCTGGTGATGTCGAGGCCGCAGCCGACAACACTTCGAACGTCCCCCTCGGCGCCTCTCACGGGTTTGTAGAAGCGCACGTAATGCTGTGGACCGTCGTCCGCCTCCACCGTCTCTTCGATGCGGACCGTCCTCCGTTCACGGACCGCCGTCCGGATGGCCTCGTCGCGGCGACGGCCGAGTTCAGGGGCCAAGTCGTAGTGGTCACAATACTGATCGTAGGTCTTTCCCCGAACCCAGTCTCGCCGTTCGGGGTCGCTAATGCCTTCCGGGTTGATGTATCTGCACTGGGCGTCCGTGTCGAAGATTCCCAACTTGATCGGGAGTTGGTCGAGAACCTCTCGGTAGAAGTTCTTCGTCTCCTGGAGGCGCGTCCCGACCTTCTTGCGGTGGAGGGCATTGGTAACCGCGTCGCTGAACACCCGAAGGACCGTGATGGTCTCCGGGTCCCACTCGTCCCCGGACGTCACCGCGTCGAAGCCCACGAAGCCGATTAAGCGCTGGTCCTGCGTCATGGGCAGGGCGACGAGGGACTGGACGTCCTGCGCCTCCAGGGTCTCCTGCACCGCGGCCGCCTCCTTCGGCAGGTTGGCGACCGACGGGACAATGACTGGTTCCCCCCCGCACATCTGTTCGGTCCACCACGGAAGCTCCGAACAGGGAGTCTTCTGCAGGCTCTCCTTCTCCGACCGGACGCCCCGTGCACACCACTCGTGGGTGTTGGTGGTTGTGACTTCACTCAGGGGGGCGTTCTCCGGGTCGCCGTCGTATAGAAATACATAACTCCGGTCCGCCTCGACGAAGGATCCGATTTTCCCCAGTGCGTTCTCGATGCTCTCGTCGAGGTTCTCCAGGGGCGTGTCGATGAACCCAGTGGAGATTTCGACAATCAGGCGCTCGAGTTCGGCCCGTCTCTGGAGTTGGTTCTGGGCCGTCCGTTGGTCCGTGATGTCGTGAACAATGGTCAGCGCCGCGTCTTCTCCGTGGCGCTGCACCGGTACGGACTGGGACTGGACAATGCGCTCCTTCCCGTCGAGCCCCGAGGTGCGATGCTCAAAGGGCTCCGACGAGGTGAAGCCGTCGATTGCGTCGAGCGATTGGGGGGACTCCTCTTCTTCCTCCGCCACGAGGGCGGACACCGAGTAGTCCTGGAGGGCGTCTGTCGTCGATGCGCCAAATAGATCCGCGGCCCGCGCATTGGCGTACTCGACCTCGCGGTCCTTTGAGATGACGACCGCCTCCTGAAGGTTGTCGAGAAGGCTTTGCCACTGCTCATTCTTCTCGTGGAGCCGGCCACGCATCGAAAGGTGTGCGATGGCCGCGACCCCCTCCATGAGCATGATCGTCACGATGCCGATTCCCAACGTGAGGGCCTCGGCGGGCGGAATTGGGCCCAGTGCGAGGCTTCCGATGCTTACCACTGCCCCGATGCTCAGAAAGCGGAGGATCGGACCGGCGGACTTTGCACCGATGGCCGCAACCATTGGGAGAATGGCGCACACGACCAGCAGCCCGGTGTCCCGTGCCCCCCCGAGTCCGTTCTGGACGACCTGCAGGGCGTACCAGCCCATCAGAAGATACAGGACCCCCTTTATCCAGGTCGAATGGGTGTGCCGAACGAACCGCCACGTGAAGGAGCCGACGACCAGTCCCACAAGCCCGCCGGCAATCACGAATCGTCCCCAGTAGAGCGCCGTGGCCTCAGGATGGATTTGGGTCGAAAGAAGCCCGGTCAAGAACACCAGCACGGCGCCCAAGAGGCAAAAGACGCGTTGCGTCTGCACCACGGCCTTCTCCCGTGAGGAGAGCGCGTCGTCGTCCGGGCGGAGCAGAGAGAATGGCATGGGGGATGTGGGCGCCACGGCAGCGTAGGGGTTATCTGGGGGCAAAATGCACGACGACCATCTTCGATTCTTAAAACAACTGGTTCAAAGGCGAAGCCCGTCGTCCCATCCCCGGAACTAAGAATCTCTCGGCCTGCTGGCCGCGTCCCCGAGTCCTACGGTGTTCGCGCCTCGGTTCTGTGTGTGAGAAGACGCAGGGCGGCCCGGTTTAAGAAACAGCCTGGTTGCCCTGGTCGGGCCCTGCGTGTCTGGCAGCCACCAGCAGTGAAGCGGGGACGACGGCCTTTGGTGCCGGTTGTCCAAGCGTACGTCCTGCGCATGCGGCATCCCTTCACGGCAATTTCCTTCACGGCAATTTCCCCGCCCCCGCCGTCGGTGGTTGCGGCCCCGGCCACGTGGCGACGGGGCCGCGATCATGGTCGCTGACCGGCAGCGGGCGTTGGCGCAGGAAATGCCGGCAACGAAGGGCGCCGTGTCCAGGAGAGTCGGGGGATGCAGGTGTGCCGGCTGGGAGCCTGAGGGGCAATGGCGTCTAGCGAAGCAGCTGTCCACTGCAGGTGCAGAACGATGCAGGACGCACGTGTGCTTATCGAGCTTGTAGTATATATCGTCCCTAGAGGACATCCCTTTAAGGACCCGCCCTCCAAAGAGTCCACCTTCTGTGCGATTGTAACAAAGCAATCGGTAGGGTTGCGGACATAGGTGGTCTTCGAAGAGCAAGTTTCCTGCTCATACTGAGCAGAGGACGGTTCCGGACGGGCCAAATACAGGGCGCGGGTACAGGACAATATACCCGATCCGAATGACGGAGGCCCGTGATGACGCCGGCGTCGTCCCTGACGCTGGAGGCATCGTCCTGCGGGCCAATTTTCCCGACCCGGTCCGGTGCTGGAGAGAGAGCTACGCGGCCAGGGACTGTCCTTGAGATGAAGATTGAGGAGACGTGGTCGGCCGTGGAAGCCGGACGATGAACCGGCTCCCTACTCCCTTCTCCGTCTCCACCTCGATCGAGCCGTTCATCCGCTCGACGGCCCTCTTCGTGACCGTCAAGCCCAACCCCACGCCCTCGTACTCGCGCCCCATTCCCTCGGATTCTTGCCGAAACGCTTCGAAGAGGCTGGGCACCACCTCAGGGTCCATCCCGATGCCGGTGTCCTCGACCTCTAGAAGAGCGTGTTCGTCCTCCCGACGAGCACGGATGGAGACACTCCCGTCGTCGGTGTACTTAATCGCGTTGGAGACCAGGTTGCGGAGCACAATCTGCACACCGTCGGCGTTGGCCCGGGCTCGGATCGGCTCCTCGCCGGTCTCGATCTCCAGCCCGATCCCTTTCTCTTCGGCCTGGGGCCGGAGCTCCTCGGCGGCCGCCCGGGCCTGCTCGGACAAGTCGGTCTCCTCGGCGGGCAGGTCCATGTCTCCGGCCTTCAGTCGGGAGAGATTCAACACATCGGTAAAGGTGTCCATGAGCCGCTGGCCGCTGTGCTGGATCAGGCCCGCAAATTCCTCGAG
This portion of the Salinibacter grassmerensis genome encodes:
- a CDS encoding TrpB-like pyridoxal phosphate-dependent enzyme — translated: MPDDKQTKYLLSEAELPTHWYNLNADLEALDVDMAPVLNPETHEPAGPADFADIFPEPLVHQEMGTERHVPIPEPVRDVYRLWRPTPMYRARRWEEKLGTPAKIFYKYEGVSPTGSHKPNTSVPQAYFNAEAGTTRLTTETGAGQWGSALSFATQMYDLDCEVYMVRISYEQKPYRRVMMETWGATVTPSPSDKTQAGRDVLADDPDTSGSLGIAISEAVERAVQDETAKYSLGSVLNHVLLHQTVIGQEVEKQLAQAGAGQPDVLVGCTGGGSNFAGFFYPFLERHVDGDAPLPRIVAVEPTATPTLTKGHFGYDFGDTAQMTPMMKMHTLGHDFVPPPIHSGGLRYHGMSPQISALLDAGVIEATSTPQIPMFESCEEFVRCEGILPAPEAGHAVWGARNEALKAKEAGEERTIVFNLCGHGHFDLSAYEDFRNGELADFELPDEEIDQSLAAVPNVE
- the typA gene encoding translational GTPase TypA; translated protein: MKQNDLRDIAIVAHVDHGKTTLVDSMLWQSGTFRDNEEVQDRVMDTMDLEREKGITIMANNTAVRYEGTKINIVDTPGHADFGGEVERTLRMVDGIMLLVDAAEGPLPQTRFVVQKALELDLPPIVVLNKIDRKDARPEESLDEIYDLFIDLGADMEQLEFPVLYTVATEGRCTTDLENEEWTTLRPLFETMIDEIPPPTGDPDGTLQVLVTSVQRDDYLGPVAIGRVEQGVLQDRQNVTLCHRDGSTERAEVKALFKYEGLQREETDSAGPGQIVAIAGVEGIGLGESISHAEHPEPMTPLDVDPPTMSMEFRINDGPFSGQEGEFVTSRQLQDRLFDEARNNLAIRVEETDSANVMRVYGRGELQMAILIEQMRREGYEFCVGMPQVITKEVDGEVTEPYETAEIDIPEEYMGVVMERLGERKGQMEHMVHQDSGRVRLTFRVPSRGLIGYRSKFLTDTKGTGLLTHRFEEFGAWAGEIPHRTSGALVADREGETTPYGLMELQDRGDFFVAPGDAVYKGMIVGENNKPQDLDLNVTKEKQLTNMRAAAGNELEHVPPPREMSLEDAIEFIREDELVEVTPEAYRLRKRHRKPKARRRAQEERAAG
- a CDS encoding AP2 domain-containing protein; amino-acid sequence: MTDKPKNVFRIDIEPTEENPDRHPTHGWQVRIKRQKEQYTKYFSDKRHGGREEALEKAVEYRDELLDELPEPMDPVQRSAEARSTTGVIGLNFCWKDDGSGTPKPYVQLSWLEDDDTRRSAAYSVRKWNLRRAVWKACARLHEARAEHDGEAEEVNDMFQTAFPNIREQYEDGPDGEGLPEEDEEVMEATA
- a CDS encoding J domain-containing protein, with translation MPQTEDLYDVLGVDEDASQEEIKKTYRTLARKHHPDRNPDDPNAEEKFKEIQKAYSVLSDEEKREQYDAQRRFRGGGGGGRGAWGRSAGGGPEVRFEQGGFDEAFGGRGGGGLGDIFENFFGGGARTQRQNPFEGGRQQQRQQRQRGRQGGQDIETTLRLSFREALEGGRKQVELPSGESIRLKIPKGVRDGFKIRLKGRGRPGPTGQRGDLYVTFEVGDHPHFDRRGDDVHRTETIDMFEAVFGTEIRVPTPYGQSLKLSVPAGTQPGEKLRLKGQGVKTDDGAGDLYVEIDVDIPENLSRKQRAALREAAEDADLM
- the accC gene encoding acetyl-CoA carboxylase biotin carboxylase subunit is translated as MTDPTVTSRPFNKVLVANRGEIAVRVLRTCHEQGLDTVAVYSTPDRSAPHVRRADEAYYIGPAEAAESYLDQDAILAVARRSGADAIHPGYGFLSENADFAEACADAGVHFVGPPAAAIRAMGDKTAARQLMKDAGVPMAPGTTDAVASTEEGEEIAEDIGYPVLIKAAAGGGGKGMRIVHEPENFAGAMDRAQGEAESSFGDGRVFVEKYIEGPRHIEFQILADHHGNTVHLFERECSIQRRHQKVIEEAPSSVLTPEVRREMGEAAVAAAESCGYRNAGTVEFLVDTDLNYYFMEMNTRLQVEHPVTEWVTGVDLVAEQLRVAQGEELGYTTDDLSINGHAMESRVYAEDPASNFLPDPGPLKRHSAPSGFGVRVDAGVEEGGEVLIHYDPMISKLTTWGRDRTAAIDRMIRALDEYEVASMATTIPFCRFAMEHEGFRNGEFTTHFVDEEFDPSALELEDPGRDELAALAATLYYRQAQEEEAPTIASGDGSVGSSPWRRRRRR
- a CDS encoding ATP-binding protein is translated as MAPTSPMPFSLLRPDDDALSSREKAVVQTQRVFCLLGAVLVFLTGLLSTQIHPEATALYWGRFVIAGGLVGLVVGSFTWRFVRHTHSTWIKGVLYLLMGWYALQVVQNGLGGARDTGLLVVCAILPMVAAIGAKSAGPILRFLSIGAVVSIGSLALGPIPPAEALTLGIGIVTIMLMEGVAAIAHLSMRGRLHEKNEQWQSLLDNLQEAVVISKDREVEYANARAADLFGASTTDALQDYSVSALVAEEEEESPQSLDAIDGFTSSEPFEHRTSGLDGKERIVQSQSVPVQRHGEDAALTIVHDITDQRTAQNQLQRRAELERLIVEISTGFIDTPLENLDESIENALGKIGSFVEADRSYVFLYDGDPENAPLSEVTTTNTHEWCARGVRSEKESLQKTPCSELPWWTEQMCGGEPVIVPSVANLPKEAAAVQETLEAQDVQSLVALPMTQDQRLIGFVGFDAVTSGDEWDPETITVLRVFSDAVTNALHRKKVGTRLQETKNFYREVLDQLPIKLGIFDTDAQCRYINPEGISDPERRDWVRGKTYDQYCDHYDLAPELGRRRDEAIRTAVRERRTVRIEETVEADDGPQHYVRFYKPVRGAEGDVRSVVGCGLDITSRVQSEERLRAAKEAAETAQAEAEKANQMKSALLANMSHEVRTPLTTIIGFAEAIEAKASALNLPDSCSLAKHAHLIETGGQRLMKTLEGILNLSRLEAGQMGFSSTEIDLSEKTKEVADELRSRASEEHVGLQVHAEGAPVWSEADRGGVEIVVRNLLSNAIKYTGDDGKVWVRVRRGAGHAVLEVEDTGIGMEPEVAEKLFEPFRQASEGFARQYEGTGIGLAVTKKAVEQMDGSIEVKTEKGMGSRFIVRLPRPSASPHPSSQKLSLAE